A region of Nostoc sp. 'Peltigera membranacea cyanobiont' N6 DNA encodes the following proteins:
- a CDS encoding photosynthesis system II assembly factor Ycf48 — protein MHSIVKSWQRIAALFIVVVMCIGCSKIPSVSYNPWKIISVPTDSNLLDIAFTNNPEHGYLVGSNATLLETNDSGNTWKPIILQLDDQKYRFDSVSFTGKEGWIAGEPGLLLHTSDEGASWSRIPLSEKLPGSPIAIKALADNTAEMATDVGAIYKTTDGGKNWKAQVESAVGVVRNIERSADGKYVAVSAKGSFYSTWEPGQDAWVPHNRNSSRRVENMGFGDNGQLWLLARGGQIQFSDPTKPEEWQKAKYPELSTSWGLLDLAYRTPDEIWIGGGSGNLLRSGDGGQTWEKDREVEEVAANLYKIVFLEPERGFIIGDRGVLLKYLPNPEAA, from the coding sequence ATGCATTCAATTGTAAAAAGCTGGCAACGAATAGCTGCCTTATTCATAGTAGTCGTCATGTGCATAGGTTGTAGCAAAATCCCCTCTGTTAGCTACAATCCCTGGAAAATCATTTCTGTGCCAACAGACTCGAATCTATTGGATATTGCTTTTACTAATAACCCTGAGCATGGCTACTTAGTAGGTAGCAATGCCACCCTATTAGAAACCAATGACAGTGGTAATACCTGGAAACCAATAATTCTGCAACTGGACGATCAGAAGTATCGCTTTGACTCAGTAAGTTTTACAGGTAAAGAAGGCTGGATTGCCGGAGAACCAGGATTATTACTGCATACTAGCGATGAAGGTGCTTCTTGGTCGCGTATTCCCCTGAGCGAAAAGCTACCAGGTAGCCCGATCGCAATTAAGGCACTAGCAGACAATACAGCTGAAATGGCTACTGATGTGGGAGCCATATATAAGACCACAGACGGCGGCAAAAACTGGAAAGCGCAGGTGGAATCAGCAGTCGGTGTAGTGCGTAATATAGAACGTTCTGCTGATGGTAAATATGTAGCGGTTTCGGCTAAGGGTAGTTTCTACTCGACTTGGGAACCGGGACAAGATGCTTGGGTTCCCCATAACCGCAACAGTTCTCGGCGAGTAGAAAACATGGGCTTTGGTGACAATGGGCAATTGTGGTTGCTAGCTAGAGGAGGTCAAATTCAGTTTAGCGACCCCACTAAACCTGAAGAATGGCAAAAGGCAAAATATCCAGAGTTATCCACCAGTTGGGGTTTACTGGATTTGGCATATCGTACACCTGATGAAATTTGGATCGGTGGCGGTAGCGGTAATTTGCTACGGAGTGGTGACGGTGGCCAAACCTGGGAAAAAGACCGTGAGGTAGAAGAAGTTGCTGCTAATTTGTACAAGATTGTGTTCTTAGAGCCAGAACGGGGATTTATAATTGGCGATCGCGGTGTTTTGCTCAAATATCTCCCAAACCCTGAAGCAGCTTAA
- a CDS encoding rubredoxin: MSEPAVETPVLDRYECRACGYVYEPEKGDDKDDIPSGTVFADLPVSWRCPVCSAKKTAFANIGPAGTASGFKENLGYGLGVNNLTPTQKNILIFGALALGFLFFISLYGLQ; the protein is encoded by the coding sequence ATGAGCGAACCAGCTGTTGAGACTCCAGTGTTAGACCGCTACGAGTGTCGCGCCTGCGGTTATGTTTACGAACCCGAAAAGGGAGACGACAAAGATGATATTCCTTCTGGGACAGTCTTTGCAGACCTGCCCGTAAGTTGGCGCTGTCCAGTTTGTAGTGCTAAAAAAACCGCTTTTGCCAACATCGGCCCGGCGGGTACTGCATCCGGCTTCAAAGAAAATCTCGGTTACGGTTTGGGTGTCAACAACCTAACGCCAACCCAAAAGAATATCCTAATTTTTGGTGCTTTGGCTCTCGGCTTCTTGTTTTTTATCAGTCTCTACGGCTTACAGTGA
- the ndhC gene encoding photosynthetic/respiratory NAD(P)H-quinone oxidoreductase subunit C, giving the protein MFVLSGYEYLLGFFIICSLVPALALSASKLLRPSGYSPERRTTYESGMEPIGGAWIQFNIRYYMFALVFVVFDVETVFLYPWAVAFHRLGLLAFIEALVFIAILVVALVYAWRKGALEWS; this is encoded by the coding sequence GTGTTTGTCCTCAGCGGTTACGAGTACCTTCTAGGCTTCTTCATTATCTGTAGCCTAGTACCTGCCTTAGCGCTCTCAGCTTCCAAGCTCCTACGACCCAGTGGTTACAGCCCAGAACGTCGCACCACTTATGAATCTGGCATGGAACCCATCGGGGGAGCCTGGATTCAGTTCAACATCCGCTACTACATGTTTGCTCTGGTCTTCGTCGTCTTTGATGTGGAGACTGTTTTCTTGTATCCTTGGGCGGTAGCTTTCCACCGTTTGGGGCTATTAGCATTTATTGAAGCGCTAGTCTTTATTGCAATTCTTGTAGTCGCTTTAGTTTACGCATGGCGTAAAGGAGCTTTGGAATGGTCTTGA
- the ndhK gene encoding photosynthetic/respiratory NAD(P)H-quinone oxidoreductase subunit K has product MVLNSNLTTQDKERIINPIERTNVTQDLSENVILTTVDDLYDWARLSSLWPLLFGTACCFIEFAALIGSRFDFDRFGLIPRSSPRQADLIITAGTITMKMAPQLVRLYEQMPEPKYVIAMGACTITGGMFSVDSPTAVRGVDKLIPVDVYLPGCPPRPEAIIDAIIKLRKKISNESMQERDKIKQTHRYYSTTHNLKPVEEILTGKYLQSETRYAPPKELAEAIGMPIPPALLTEKAQKEEQTRG; this is encoded by the coding sequence ATGGTCTTGAATTCTAACTTAACAACCCAGGACAAAGAACGAATCATCAACCCCATTGAGCGTACTAATGTCACTCAAGACCTTTCAGAAAACGTCATTTTGACGACGGTTGATGACCTCTACGACTGGGCGCGGCTTTCTAGTCTGTGGCCGTTACTGTTTGGTACGGCTTGCTGCTTTATTGAGTTTGCAGCTTTAATTGGTTCCCGATTTGACTTTGACCGTTTTGGACTAATTCCCCGTTCTAGCCCCCGCCAAGCCGATTTAATTATTACAGCAGGGACTATTACGATGAAGATGGCTCCCCAATTGGTGCGTCTTTATGAACAGATGCCAGAACCGAAGTATGTAATTGCAATGGGTGCTTGCACAATTACTGGCGGGATGTTCAGCGTTGATTCCCCTACAGCCGTGCGCGGAGTCGATAAACTGATTCCTGTAGATGTGTACTTGCCTGGTTGTCCTCCCCGTCCAGAAGCAATTATCGACGCAATCATTAAGCTGCGAAAGAAAATCTCCAATGAGTCGATGCAAGAGCGGGATAAAATTAAGCAAACTCACCGCTACTACAGCACGACTCATAACCTGAAGCCAGTAGAGGAAATCTTAACTGGTAAGTATTTGCAGTCAGAAACTCGCTATGCACCACCGAAGGAATTGGCGGAAGCGATCGGTATGCCAATACCACCTGCACTGCTGACAGAAAAGGCGCAAAAGGAGGAACAAACCCGTGGCTGA
- a CDS encoding NAD(P)H-quinone oxidoreductase subunit J produces MAEEESKPVPVAKEEALVQAGKISQWLTENGFDHEFLAPDKNGVEIIKVAADFLLPTATALYAYGFNYLQFQGGVDLGPGQELVSVYHLNKVADNSDRPEEVRVKVFLPRENPVVPSVYWIWKTADWQERESYDMYGIIYEGHPNLKRILMPEDWVGWPLRKDYISPDFYELQDAY; encoded by the coding sequence GTGGCTGAAGAAGAATCTAAACCAGTACCAGTAGCCAAAGAAGAGGCATTGGTACAAGCGGGTAAAATTTCCCAATGGTTGACGGAAAATGGTTTTGACCATGAGTTTTTAGCACCAGATAAAAATGGTGTAGAGATAATTAAGGTGGCGGCAGATTTCTTGCTTCCCACCGCTACAGCCCTTTATGCTTACGGGTTTAATTATCTCCAGTTTCAAGGTGGCGTTGACCTTGGGCCAGGACAGGAATTGGTAAGTGTGTATCACTTGAATAAAGTCGCTGATAATAGCGATCGCCCCGAAGAAGTCCGAGTTAAGGTGTTCTTACCACGAGAAAACCCCGTAGTGCCTTCTGTGTACTGGATTTGGAAAACCGCAGATTGGCAAGAGCGCGAGTCTTACGATATGTACGGCATTATCTACGAAGGACACCCAAATCTCAAGCGGATTTTGATGCCGGAAGATTGGGTGGGTTGGCCTTTACGGAAGGATTACATCTCGCCTGATTTCTACGAGTTGCAAGACGCTTATTAA